In Arthrobacter sp. StoSoilB5, one genomic interval encodes:
- a CDS encoding carboxymuconolactone decarboxylase family protein, which produces MPEQETKARLAGYLDKQQPELYATLGHYAQQVIGEADRTGVPRRTIELLNYLASQINGCAFCLDLHHRRALGYGETEQRLSLVAVYKEVALFDPAERVAMEITEQITRMSTSRPSPELFERARQHYNDEQISVLCMAAIGINAFNRLSILSEHPVRVAKPKA; this is translated from the coding sequence ATGCCTGAACAGGAAACAAAAGCACGTCTCGCCGGCTATCTGGATAAGCAACAGCCCGAGCTCTACGCAACGCTGGGCCACTACGCCCAGCAGGTGATTGGGGAAGCCGACCGCACAGGTGTCCCGCGTCGGACCATAGAACTACTGAACTATCTTGCCTCGCAGATCAACGGCTGCGCGTTCTGCCTGGACCTGCACCATCGCCGGGCGTTGGGATACGGCGAAACAGAACAGCGGTTGTCCTTGGTGGCTGTCTATAAGGAAGTGGCACTCTTTGACCCGGCCGAGCGTGTCGCCATGGAAATCACTGAGCAGATCACCCGCATGAGTACTTCGCGGCCGAGCCCCGAACTCTTCGAGCGGGCCCGGCAACACTACAACGACGAGCAAATCAGTGTGTTGTGCATGGCGGCCATTGGGATCAATGCCTTCAACCGCTTGTCCATCCTGAGCGAGCACCCAGTGCGGGTGGCCAAACCCAAAGCCTGA